The following are encoded together in the Plasmodium reichenowi strain SY57 chromosome 3, whole genome shotgun sequence genome:
- a CDS encoding proteasome subunit alpha type-3, putative, whose amino-acid sequence MAGLSAGYDLSVSTFSPDGRLYQVEYIYKSINNNNTALCLECKDGIICCCINSNMDKNKMIKKNSYNRIYHVNNNIIITYSGFDGDARNIIDRARSEANSYYYNFHTNIPLHILVNRISLYIHAYTLYWHMRPFAASIIISSFNEKDKGDIYCIEPNGACYKYSGIVIGKNKEMFKTEIEKKDYKDINVRDAIEDIYKFILTSDDHMNKNNLQNLVNFSWICKESSYEFQNIHEQILTPALNKAVEYIEQLN is encoded by the exons ATGGCTGGACTTAGTGCTGGGTATGATTTATCCGTGTCAACATTTTCTCCAGATGGTCGCTTGTACCAAgttgaatatatttacaaatcaataaataataacaacacAGCTTTATGTTTAGAATGTAAGGATGGAATAATATGTTGTTGTATAAATTCAAATAtggataaaaataagatgattaaaaaaaatagttATAATAGAATATATCATgtcaataataatattataataacatattcTGGGTTTGATGGAGATGcaagaaatataatagatAGAGCAAGAAGTGAAGCAAAtagttattattataatttccATACAAACATACCATTACATATTTTAGTAAACAgaatttctttatatatcCATGCTTATACATTATATTGGCACATGAGACCTTTTGCAGCTTCCATAATTATAAGTTCTTTTAACGAAAAGGATAAAG gAGATATTTATTGTATTGAACCAAACGGAGCGTGCTATAAATACTCAGGCATAGTTATTGGTAAGAACAAAGAAATGTTTAAAACCGAAATTGAAAAGAAGGATTATAAAGACATTAATGTAAGAGATGCTATCGaagatatttataaatttatattaactAGTGATGatcatatgaataaaaataacttACAAAATTTAGTTAATTTTTCATGGATATGTAAAGAATCTTCATATGAATTTCAAAACATCCATGAACAAATTTTAACACCTGCTCTTAATAAAGCAGTTGAATATATAGAACAATTAAACTAG